Part of the Cytophagia bacterium CHB2 genome, TTCATGGGACGGCCTGGCCGTCGCAAAACAATATGCGGTATTGCTGCGATTTATTCCCACTGCCGCAACAAACGAATCATTTCGCCCGGGTCTTCAACCGCCATCAACTCCTTGACCGCGTTGTGAAAGGTGCTGATCTCGGCGAGGTGTTTATAAATACGCAAATATAAGCCGTCATCCTCATGGCCGGGCGCAACGACGACGAAGAAGATATGCGTGGGCTGGCCGTCAAGAGAGTCAAAATCCAGGCCCTCTCGCGAACGCGCGATGGCAATCGTCAGTTCGCGCAGGTAGCTCGTGCGCACATGCGGCACCGCCAAACCGCGCCCGAGCGCAGTGGTGGCGCGGCGCTCGCGATTGATCATGTCGGTGAGCAGTTTGCGCTTGTTCGTGACGTTGCCGGATTTCTCCAAGAGTTCGACAAGCTCTTCAATGATTTTTTCTTTTTGCTGCTGGCGAAATTTTTCGAGATTGGCTGCGGGATCATCCGGCGGCGTGAGCGGAGACTCCATTTCCAGCTTGATTAAATCCGTCGAGAGATAGCGCGTCAAATTCATAACGAATGGCCTTGCGAATTTTGACTTTGATGAATTGCACGGAACAGAATTGACACAAATCTACAAAATCGTTATCACCTGAAACTCAAATTCACTCATACCAAGGACTCTTTTCAAGGAGGACAACTGATGAAAGCATTCAAAATCCTGGCAAGCTTGGGTATCACGCTGCTCGCCATGGCGCCGGCAATGGCACAAGAGGCCGATACCATTAAGGTCAACCGCGTTGCCATTTGCACCGCGGTGGTTGAACGCGAACCTTCCGGAGAAGCGTTGGAGTTCGACGCCACCACTCCGATACTTTATTGTTTCACTGAGCTTGAGGGCGCAGCAGGTGAAGTGACGCATGCCTGGTTTCAAGGCGACTCGCTGCGCGGCGAGGTGAAACTCAACAAAGGCCGGGAAGGGCGTTGGCGCACCTGGTCGAGCAAAACCATGACAACCGAAATGTCCGGCTCCTGGAAAGTCGAAATTCGAGACGCTTCGGGAAACACTCTGAAAAGCGCAAGCTTCACTTTCGGAAAAACAGAATGACATTCTCATCGCCTTCCGAAGGCCGGCGCTTTCGGGAGGCGATGTTCATCGTGCAGCATGTCATAATAAATCTTGCCTCCCCCGGCTTCGGGACTTCCTCTTGTTGACCCTATCTCACCAGACTCATCGCCTTCGTATCCTGTTGCGCCCCACTTTCCAAACGGAAATACTGCACGCCATTTGCCACGAGATTTCGCCGGGCGTCACGGCTATCCCAGCTAATTTCGTGTCCCCCCGGGCAGGCTGTTCGCCTTCGAATAAAATAACAATCTCCCGGCCGTTCACATCAAAAATCTTCAAACGCACGAGGCTGGTGTAAAGCACATTGTCTGATCGCGCTTTACGTTGTCGCAATGCGTGAACTGACAGGGGCCAACAAAAATCTTGCATTTATGGCGCATGCGCTATATATTCATCCTTCGTTTTTAAAGCAAGAACTTTGTTTCGATTTGATTCACACCACAGGTAAGTATGATGCAATCGGATTTGCTCAAAACGCGTGAGTTCAAAAAGCGGCTGCTTATTAATGCCATGCACGATGAGCGATACATGCTTTTCTGCGTAAAGCTTCTCGCGTCCGCGAGAAAAAATTCGAATGCACCTGCTTGCCAGGTGCATTTTTGTTTTTAGCTGGATTATTGCTTTTGTTGGCTCTTGGGCTTTGGTACAACTATTCAAACGAATCTTTTTAAGATGGGAAACATATGCTAGCCTCCGTTCTTCAAACCCTATTAGAAGTACAAAAAATTGATCGGCAATTGCTCCGCCTGGAAAAAGCCAAAGGCGATTTGCCGCAACGCTTGGCCGAGCTTAAGCAGCGCCTTGCCAGCTCAGCGCTCAAACTGGAAGATAACAGGGCCAAGCTGGCCGCAACTGAGCGCGAGCGTCGCGCACTCGAAGGCGCAATTAGCCTGGCGAAAGAACGCAAAAAGAAATATGAGACACAGCTTTTCTCCGTGAAAAACAACAAAGAGTACGACGCCATCACGCTTGAAATCGAAACTGTGGAAAAAGAAAACGATCAAGGCGAGACTAAAGTTCTGGGCTATTTCGAAGAAGAGAAAAAACTCAACGACGACGTCTCGTCTCAACAAGCGGC contains:
- a CDS encoding DUF2914 domain-containing protein, which gives rise to MKAFKILASLGITLLAMAPAMAQEADTIKVNRVAICTAVVEREPSGEALEFDATTPILYCFTELEGAAGEVTHAWFQGDSLRGEVKLNKGREGRWRTWSSKTMTTEMSGSWKVEIRDASGNTLKSASFTFGKTE
- a CDS encoding PTS sugar transporter subunit IIA: MNLTRYLSTDLIKLEMESPLTPPDDPAANLEKFRQQQKEKIIEELVELLEKSGNVTNKRKLLTDMINRERRATTALGRGLAVPHVRTSYLRELTIAIARSREGLDFDSLDGQPTHIFFVVVAPGHEDDGLYLRIYKHLAEISTFHNAVKELMAVEDPGEMIRLLRQWE